CGAATTCCGAAATATCGGGTTGAATGAGCTGACAAAATATCCATCGGTGACTTATTTCAATAGGACAATAACGGAGGTTTCGAGGGATGAACAGGCAGGGATCTTTGTTATAGAAACGGCTGAAAACGAGAAGTATACTGCAGAAAAAATCGTTATGGCGACCGGAATACAAGAGGAATTTCCAATCGAAGCCGTTAGAAATTTTTATGGGAGAAGTATTTTTAGTTGCCCGTATTGTGATGGGTGGGAGTTGCGAGATAAGCCGTTGTTTGTGATCGCGAATAAAGAGGAGCAAGTGCTACATATGGCGAAATTGCTCTATAGTATATCTCGGGATCTGTATATTGTAACGAATGGGACGCAACTATCAGCCGATTGCATTCGCGAACTTGAGAAGCACGATATGCGATATAATATGGAACCTGTGCAAGCGCTCCATGGCGATAATGGGAATTTAGAAGCTATCGAATTCAGAACAGGCGAAAAAGTAACGCGATCATTTGGCTTCGTCGTTCCATCTTTCCATCGAGCCAATCCTTTTGCCGAAAAACTTGGATGCAACATTGCAGAGACTGGCTCAGTTATAACGGACGGAATGGGGAGAACGAGTCAATCCGGTATTTATATTGCTGGCGAAACGCAAAAAGCCGGGCCATCGTCACTACTAATTGCTGCGGCAGAAGGAAATATTGTTGCAGGATCTGTCAACATGGATATCGCAACAGAAAAATTTTAAGCACAAAAAGAGGATTCAAACCTGAATCCTCTTTTCTCGTTATATCGAATAACGCTCCCGAATAGCTCGTAAAAGCCCTTCACAACCAGCGCTCACAAGACGTTCTGTTTCATCGAAGTTTCCAGTGTAGTAAGGATCAGGAACTTCCTGCTGTTTTTCATCCGGCGCAAAATCCATCAGTTTTTTCAAGATAACATCACTTTCCAGTGGTTTCAATGCTTCCAGATCTTTCATATTAGAGCCATCCATCCCGATCACATAATCGAAATCGGCGAAATCATCCTGATCAATAAGACGCGCCCGCATTTGCGTATGGTCAATCCCGTGCTTCGTCAAAACCTGCTGCGTACCGCGATGTGGCGGATTCCCTAAATTCCAATTTCCCGTAGCCGCAGAATCAATTCGAATTTGATCCGTTAAACCAGCTGCATCCACCTTCGCGCGAAACATTCCTTCCGCCATCGGAGACCGGCATATATTCCCCAAACATACAAATAATACACGAACTACCATCTAATCTTCCCACTCCTTCCGCAATTCCGCCACCTTTTCAGGCCAGAAATGCTGTGATTCAAGCCATTCTAACATGGATACAACACGCTTCGCATCTAATTTTCTTCTGAAATAATAAATCTGATTCTCAAGTAAGGTCACGCCAATTTGCTGATATGGCGATTCTTCCGAATGAAGCAAGGCCTCAATCTGCATAAAATACCAATCTTTCTCCTCACGATCCTCCAACAACTGCAAAATTTCCAGCGTTTTCGCCACATTCGCCATCGCCAACATCTGTTCCAATTTTTCAAGTGGATAGTTCGGCGCTGCATCTACATCAAAAGGAGAAAAATAGAGCCTAGCGATAAACTGATCGAAATTTTCCGCCACAACTAGCGTCTGTAGTGTCTCAAAATCTACATAAATCACGCAAGGCTCGGCCATCTGATAATCAAGTCCGATATAGCGGTGTCCGTCTTGATGAAAATAAACTTGCGTACCAGGCAGATC
The sequence above is drawn from the Listeria weihenstephanensis genome and encodes:
- a CDS encoding NAD(P)/FAD-dependent oxidoreductase, with translation MIIFDCIILGAGPAGLSASLNLGRMRRNVAIFDNGTNRNRVTHESHGFITRDGTTPAEFRNIGLNELTKYPSVTYFNRTITEVSRDEQAGIFVIETAENEKYTAEKIVMATGIQEEFPIEAVRNFYGRSIFSCPYCDGWELRDKPLFVIANKEEQVLHMAKLLYSISRDLYIVTNGTQLSADCIRELEKHDMRYNMEPVQALHGDNGNLEAIEFRTGEKVTRSFGFVVPSFHRANPFAEKLGCNIAETGSVITDGMGRTSQSGIYIAGETQKAGPSSLLIAAAEGNIVAGSVNMDIATEKF
- a CDS encoding low molecular weight protein-tyrosine-phosphatase, which gives rise to MVVRVLFVCLGNICRSPMAEGMFRAKVDAAGLTDQIRIDSAATGNWNLGNPPHRGTQQVLTKHGIDHTQMRARLIDQDDFADFDYVIGMDGSNMKDLEALKPLESDVILKKLMDFAPDEKQQEVPDPYYTGNFDETERLVSAGCEGLLRAIRERYSI
- a CDS encoding SMI1/KNR4 family protein yields the protein MNIWLLGTAPASDEQIAAWENEHDLTLPSGYKELVRVHNGGLLKKNHFPVTEPTSYGLTDAEIYSLAGLDGLQLHIPEEQDVDLPGTQVYFHQDGHRYIGLDYQMAEPCVIYVDFETLQTLVVAENFDQFIARLYFSPFDVDAAPNYPLEKLEQMLAMANVAKTLEILQLLEDREEKDWYFMQIEALLHSEESPYQQIGVTLLENQIYYFRRKLDAKRVVSMLEWLESQHFWPEKVAELRKEWED